In Acidobacteriota bacterium, the genomic window TTGTACCCCAACATTGACTAACGCCTCAGGGTCGTTGACAAATATAGCGGTCATCTCCTTAAAGAAGTTCTCCACCGGGTCTATCTTCTCTTCCACTACCCGCTCGAGGTAAGCCTCCTCAACCCGGCACTCTTCATCCCCCATAAGCTCTATGAACCCGTTCTTCTCCAGGTTCTTGAACCATTCCTGCCATTGGTAGGGCTTCCCTTCTATTCCATCTTTCTTTTGACAGACCAGCTTCACCCTCTCGGTGGAATATATATCCCTCTCCCGGTAGATGCCCGCTAAATGGAGGCGCTTGAGAGAAAGTAGGATTCCCCTTTCTTCCGGTTGCAGGGATTTGAACCGATTACTCATCACAACGAGGGGGAGAAAGATGGAGCCGATAGTGCCATCAAAGCTCTCTGGTAGCTCGTCCTTTCCCGTCTCTTTTGCTATCTTCTCCCCCTCCTCCCGAGATACCTTGGGGATCTCTATGGGGTCGCCAAATGTTAAGGAGAGCTTCTCCTCCAGCTTCTTCCATATCTGCTCGTATTCCGGACCAGAACGGCAGGTGGCGATTATCGGGATCTTTCGTTTCAAAAATTCGCTAATGAGATATTCGAAGTTCTGCTTCCCCACGAACTTGTTTAGGTCGTCGAGAAAGAGAACCCCCTTACCCCGAAGGGGAGGGATAAGGAAATCCTCCGGTTTGATATCCCCCACCTCGGGGATTAAGACCTTGTGGCTCTTCAATTCCAGAAGCGCTTGATAGATGGACCTCGTTTTTCCTGCTAAGGGGTTGCCTGTTATGAGGACATTCTGGTTGTTTATTATTTTATCCTTAATGAGCTCATCGCACTCCCTTTTATGATAGTATTCGTTAAAACCGTATCGTTCCTTGTTCCCTCTTTGTTCTAATATTTCCTCTGGCTTTAGCTCTGATCCCTTTTTCCAGACAACCTTATAATACTTTTTGAGTTTGTCTTTTTTCTCCTTTCGTTTCCGCCAAAAGTATCTGATAGGTTCGATTAATATGAAGGGGAGAAACGCTAATATAATCCAAGGAAGCCATTTATAGTAAGGTTTAAGCCTTGCATATAGATCGTAGAAAAATCGGGGGATTAGCTCGAGGATAGAGATGGCGATTTTCATAATAGCCCCTCCTTATAGCTTTCCTATCTGCTGAGGGCGAGGCTCTCTAAAGATGGGAATAATTCTTTGCTACTCTTAAAAGAACCCCTTCCCCTATTCCCCAGATGGAAGGTGGAAACAAAAAGCACTATTCTTTTCCTTTTTCCTTAATCCCTTTCCGATAAGAAATTTACCAAGCAAAATAAATCCCGCTTTTTCTCCCTTGTTAGATGATTTTACCTATTTATTACCGGATGGACCTTCCCCCTGTCAATGAATTTTTACACCCCGCCCCAAAAGAAAATAAGGGGAAAGAGGGATACCCCCATCCCCCTCTTTTGCTCCTCTGCTTGAATTGTAAGAAGAACGAAAAATGAGACAGGCTCTGAGCTATTTCTTCTTAAGATCGTTTAAGATTTTCACCAGAACCTTCTTCCCTTTTTTCTCAAAAGCAAGCCCCGCCTTCCGGTAGGCGCCGTCTATGGCAACCAGTGCCATTATTTGTTCATCGGGATGCTCTATGGTCCTCGCTATCTTCAGCGCCCGATAAAGTAGATCGCTTGCTTTATCCTTCTTCCCCGCCTCGGCATATTTGCTCGCGATCTCTGTTATCACCTCCACCTTGGTGGCGTCGTTGGGTGCCCTCTTGATCACCTTGTAGGCTTCACCGTATGCTCCCAGCTGGAGGTACACATCA contains:
- a CDS encoding tetratricopeptide repeat protein, coding for MKIAISILELIPRFFYDLYARLKPYYKWLPWIILAFLPFILIEPIRYFWRKRKEKKDKLKKYYKVVWKKGSELKPEEILEQRGNKERYGFNEYYHKRECDELIKDKIINNQNVLITGNPLAGKTRSIYQALLELKSHKVLIPEVGDIKPEDFLIPPLRGKGVLFLDDLNKFVGKQNFEYLISEFLKRKIPIIATCRSGPEYEQIWKKLEEKLSLTFGDPIEIPKVSREEGEKIAKETGKDELPESFDGTIGSIFLPLVVMSNRFKSLQPEERGILLSLKRLHLAGIYRERDIYSTERVKLVCQKKDGIEGKPYQWQEWFKNLEKNGFIELMGDEECRVEEAYLERVVEEKIDPVENFFKEMTAIFVNDPEALVNVGVQAYIAGKILRKPGYLKIAVSAFKKALKVYTPEKFPYEYALTQYNLGTAYGTLAEVENKRENCTKAINAYNQAFEVYTIEKYPYDYAGTQNNLGNAYLTLAEVENKRGNCIKAINAFNEALKVFTIEKYPYEYATTQYNLGSAYHTLAKVEDKRENCRRAYKAYKEALEICKRLSLTGLQQMAEHNIKALSQFCKGELDLPG